Proteins from a single region of Gemmatirosa kalamazoonensis:
- a CDS encoding DUF4150 domain-containing protein, with the protein MGQTTFANMRGVAHKGSGGMSIAFPDVCKTPAAPSPIPIPYPNIGQASDTSQGPSSVKTDGQMPMVKGAKYSRSSGDEAGTLGGVVSSVNMSECEFMMYSFDVKFEGNNVCRMGDPLFHNKKNIMG; encoded by the coding sequence GTGGGGCAGACGACGTTCGCGAACATGCGTGGGGTCGCGCACAAGGGAAGCGGCGGGATGAGCATCGCGTTCCCCGACGTGTGCAAGACCCCCGCGGCGCCGAGTCCCATTCCGATCCCCTACCCGAACATCGGGCAGGCGTCGGACACCTCGCAGGGCCCGTCGTCGGTGAAGACCGACGGACAGATGCCGATGGTGAAGGGCGCGAAGTACTCGCGCTCCTCAGGCGACGAGGCGGGGACGTTAGGCGGCGTGGTCTCCAGTGTGAACATGAGCGAGTGCGAGTTCATGATGTACTCGTTCGACGTCAAGTTCGAGGGGAACAACGTGTGTCGCATGGGTGACCCGCTGTTCCACAACAAGAAGAACATCATGGGCTGA
- a CDS encoding carbonic anhydrase — translation MPSHPAREQRPLGARARAAEDPNYFPRLASQHRPHALFVGCSDARVPAEVITQATPGELFVHRNIANQAHPTDTNLNAALQYAVEALAVEDVVVCGHEGCGGVRAAMHEEAPPLVDTWVAGVRTIVRLHADELSRIPDLERRLTRLVELNVMEQVFNISRSPIVQSAWAAGRTLRVHGWVYGIGSGLLRDLGVTMDGAPLRAALGKVKAVARDDVARARRAG, via the coding sequence GTGCCATCGCACCCTGCTCGAGAACAACGGCCACTGGGCGCGCGCGCGCGCGCCGCCGAGGACCCGAACTACTTTCCCCGGCTCGCCAGCCAGCATCGCCCGCACGCGCTGTTCGTCGGCTGCTCCGACGCGCGGGTGCCGGCGGAGGTGATCACCCAGGCGACGCCGGGGGAGCTGTTCGTGCACCGCAACATCGCGAACCAGGCGCACCCCACCGACACGAACCTCAACGCGGCGCTACAATACGCGGTGGAGGCGCTCGCGGTGGAGGACGTGGTCGTGTGCGGCCACGAGGGATGCGGCGGCGTGCGCGCGGCGATGCACGAGGAGGCGCCGCCGCTCGTCGACACGTGGGTGGCGGGCGTGCGCACGATCGTGCGGCTGCACGCCGACGAGCTGTCGCGGATCCCCGATCTCGAGCGGCGTCTCACGCGTCTCGTGGAGCTCAACGTGATGGAACAGGTCTTCAACATCAGCCGCTCACCGATCGTGCAGTCGGCGTGGGCCGCCGGGCGCACGCTGCGGGTGCACGGGTGGGTGTACGGCATCGGCAGCGGGCTGCTGCGCGACCTCGGCGTGACGATGGACGGCGCGCCGCTGCGCGCGGCGCTCGGCAAGGTGAAGGCGGTCGCGCGGGACGACGTGGCGCGCGCGCGGCGCGCGGGATGA
- a CDS encoding sensor histidine kinase: MTAPGGWRGLLRVPLLQKLVVADLLINILAFVVMRNARAQYADEIMVVALLVTLVLNAGMVYWALLPLRALELTADRVARGDLSVRVPPSRLADRNVARIGHTFNRVLDGLVADRARVRTLAAQVIRAGDEERAHIARELHDSTAQQLSALEMLVTATMNETAEADAAEADAAESAPPPHPLPPVPIPHYPIPRVLGGRLRVMHGIVTEALREVRTLSHTVHPRVLDDLGLAAALETLARRTQDQSGVAVHVTASGDSPPSAPVASVLYRVAQEALRNALRHAGASRIDLRLEADARATRLTVADDGVGFDVAATDAARAGLGLFVMRERLALVDGTLTIDSGRGVGTRVIACAPSDAADA, from the coding sequence ATGACGGCGCCGGGCGGGTGGCGCGGGCTGCTGCGCGTCCCGCTGCTGCAGAAGCTCGTCGTCGCCGACCTGCTGATCAACATCCTCGCGTTCGTCGTGATGCGGAACGCGCGGGCGCAGTACGCCGACGAGATCATGGTCGTCGCGCTGCTCGTGACGCTCGTGCTGAACGCGGGGATGGTGTACTGGGCGCTGCTGCCGCTGCGCGCGCTCGAGCTCACCGCCGACCGCGTGGCGCGCGGCGACCTGTCGGTGCGCGTGCCGCCGTCGCGCCTCGCCGACCGCAACGTCGCGCGCATCGGCCACACGTTCAACCGCGTGCTCGACGGCCTCGTGGCCGACCGCGCACGCGTCCGCACGCTCGCCGCGCAGGTGATCCGGGCCGGCGACGAGGAGCGCGCGCACATCGCGCGGGAGCTGCACGACTCCACGGCGCAGCAGCTCTCCGCGCTCGAAATGCTCGTGACCGCAACCATGAACGAGACGGCGGAAGCGGATGCGGCGGAAGCCGATGCGGCGGAATCGGCTCCGCCGCCACACCCGCTTCCCCCGGTGCCGATCCCACACTATCCGATTCCGCGTGTTCTCGGTGGCCGGCTGCGTGTGATGCACGGCATCGTGACCGAGGCGCTGCGCGAGGTGCGCACGCTGTCGCACACCGTGCACCCGCGCGTGCTCGACGATCTCGGGCTCGCCGCGGCGCTCGAGACGCTCGCCCGCCGCACGCAGGACCAGAGCGGGGTGGCGGTGCACGTCACCGCATCGGGAGACTCGCCGCCGTCGGCGCCGGTGGCGTCGGTGCTGTACCGCGTGGCGCAGGAGGCGCTGCGGAATGCGCTGCGACACGCCGGCGCGTCGCGCATCGACCTGCGGCTCGAGGCCGACGCGCGCGCGACGCGCCTCACGGTCGCCGACGACGGCGTCGGATTCGACGTCGCGGCGACCGACGCGGCGCGGGCAGGGCTCGGGCTGTTCGTCATGCGCGAGCGGCTCGCGCTCGTCGACGGCACGCTCACGATCGACAGCGGGCGCGGCGTGGGCACGCGCGTGATCGCGTGCGCGCCGTCCGACGCGGCAGACGCGTGA
- a CDS encoding SulP family inorganic anion transporter produces the protein MSLPHPLDPPAPAPARAAAPRPAGPTPARPQPSTWRQDVSAGLVVALVALPLCLGIALASNAPLFSGIITGVVGGLLVSRLSGSQLMVSGPAAGLTAIVVAAIAELGSFPTFLLAVVLAGLFQLALGALRAGLIAYFVPSSVIRGMLAGIGLLLVMKQLPYALGASLGGTPPGLVAPVVAAARELSLTAVAITAASLALLAVWGRVAPAAVRRLLPGPLAVVVGAAVIATIVAAALPSLALPAGAYVKLPVPAGLGDVAALLTWPDWSAIANPAVYKVGATLAIVATLESLLSLEATDKLDPERRTSPANRELLAQGTGNVVAGLLGGLPMTGVIVRSAANVDAGARSWRSAFVHGVILAAMVLAVPTLLNRIPLAALAAVLIATGVKLAAPTVVRDAWRRGWSYLLPFAVTTIAIVVEDLLVGIGVGLAAGVFFVLRDSYRNAYSYERRESADHHHVRLTLAEEVTFLNKAKILSELTALPSGSAVTIDGGRTRHLDIDVVEILHDFQQSARRRGITVLLRNIPTPPTLAAAH, from the coding sequence ATGTCACTCCCGCATCCCCTCGACCCGCCCGCCCCTGCGCCCGCCCGCGCAGCGGCACCCCGGCCGGCCGGCCCGACGCCCGCGCGGCCGCAGCCCTCCACCTGGCGCCAGGACGTGAGCGCCGGGCTCGTCGTCGCGCTCGTGGCGCTCCCACTGTGCCTCGGCATCGCGCTCGCCTCGAACGCGCCGCTGTTCTCGGGGATCATCACCGGCGTCGTCGGTGGGCTGCTCGTGTCGCGGCTCAGCGGCTCGCAGCTCATGGTGAGCGGGCCCGCGGCCGGGCTCACGGCGATCGTCGTGGCCGCGATCGCGGAGCTCGGATCGTTTCCGACGTTCCTGCTCGCGGTGGTGCTCGCGGGACTGTTCCAGCTCGCCCTCGGCGCGCTGCGCGCGGGGCTCATCGCGTACTTCGTCCCGTCGTCGGTGATCCGCGGCATGCTCGCCGGCATCGGGCTGCTGCTCGTGATGAAGCAGCTGCCGTACGCGCTCGGCGCGTCGTTAGGCGGCACGCCGCCGGGGCTCGTCGCGCCCGTCGTCGCGGCGGCGCGCGAGCTCTCGCTCACGGCGGTGGCGATCACCGCGGCGTCGCTCGCGCTCCTCGCCGTGTGGGGACGCGTGGCGCCGGCGGCGGTGCGGCGGCTCCTCCCGGGGCCGCTCGCGGTGGTGGTGGGGGCCGCGGTGATCGCCACCATCGTCGCGGCGGCGCTGCCGTCGCTCGCGCTGCCCGCGGGGGCGTACGTGAAGCTGCCGGTGCCCGCGGGGCTCGGCGACGTGGCGGCGCTGCTCACGTGGCCCGATTGGAGCGCGATCGCGAATCCCGCGGTCTACAAGGTCGGCGCGACGCTGGCGATCGTGGCGACGCTCGAGTCGCTGCTCAGCCTCGAGGCGACGGACAAGCTCGATCCCGAGCGACGCACGTCACCGGCGAACCGCGAGCTGCTCGCGCAGGGCACGGGCAACGTCGTGGCCGGGCTGCTCGGCGGGCTCCCGATGACGGGCGTCATCGTGCGCAGCGCGGCGAACGTCGACGCCGGCGCGCGGTCGTGGCGCAGCGCGTTCGTGCACGGCGTGATCCTCGCCGCGATGGTGCTCGCGGTGCCGACGCTGCTCAACCGCATCCCGCTCGCGGCGCTCGCCGCGGTGCTCATCGCCACGGGCGTGAAGCTCGCCGCGCCGACGGTGGTGCGCGATGCGTGGCGGCGCGGGTGGTCGTACCTGCTGCCGTTCGCGGTGACGACGATCGCGATCGTCGTCGAGGATCTGCTCGTCGGCATCGGCGTGGGGCTCGCCGCGGGCGTGTTCTTCGTGCTGCGCGACAGCTATCGCAACGCGTACTCGTACGAGCGTCGCGAGTCGGCCGACCACCACCACGTGCGCCTCACGCTGGCGGAGGAGGTCACGTTCCTGAACAAGGCGAAGATCCTGAGCGAGCTCACCGCGCTCCCGTCGGGCAGCGCGGTCACGATCGACGGCGGCCGCACGCGCCACCTGGACATCGACGTCGTCGAGATCCTACACGACTTCCAGCAGTCGGCGCGACGCCGCGGCATCACGGTGCTGCTGCGCAACATCCCGACGCCGCCGACGCTCGCCGCCGCCCACTGA
- a CDS encoding imm11 family protein: MSDHDASRFYRLRSDPLARRKGLHLARIDRQADSDLPWWVGARFAAPPATPIRCTLDESGGPDLPDAFLAEAIPIMSARLVDALRAAGADNLDAYDAQLVDPRTGAPVGDYRAVNVVGLARAADMTSSVYDAASEFPMIEFDRVVVDPAAVGELRMFRLAENPSYILVAQGVKDALDAVGLVGVIAAPLDERIAY, translated from the coding sequence ATGAGCGATCACGACGCGTCGCGCTTCTACCGCCTGCGCTCCGACCCTCTCGCACGCCGGAAGGGGCTGCATCTGGCGCGCATCGACAGACAGGCGGACTCGGATCTGCCGTGGTGGGTAGGCGCCCGCTTCGCCGCGCCGCCCGCGACGCCGATCCGCTGCACGCTGGACGAGAGCGGGGGACCGGATCTGCCGGATGCGTTCCTCGCCGAGGCGATCCCGATCATGTCCGCGCGCCTCGTCGACGCGCTGCGCGCGGCCGGCGCCGACAACCTCGACGCGTACGACGCGCAACTCGTGGATCCGCGCACCGGCGCCCCGGTCGGCGACTACCGCGCGGTCAACGTCGTGGGGCTCGCGCGTGCCGCCGACATGACGAGCTCCGTCTACGACGCGGCGTCGGAGTTCCCGATGATCGAGTTCGACCGCGTCGTCGTCGACCCCGCAGCGGTGGGCGAGCTGCGCATGTTCCGGCTCGCGGAGAACCCGTCGTACATTCTCGTCGCGCAGGGCGTGAAGGACGCGCTCGACGCCGTCGGGCTGGTGGGCGTCATCGCTGCCCCCCTGGACGAGCGCATCGCGTACTGA
- a CDS encoding AHH domain-containing protein produces the protein MEMLESVAPPALGLHDKSCPFCGGEPPKLLHYKTKHGELKDEDQLEKNLAAENDVTSDPAVGPVYPAPGGNQPHDGWVVQENVFEEIEVHIPPAAHHLIPGDAVMAKTQIEQWTCESKGKIKEDIGYNIDGAPNGIWLPHLPHIHWTRFMNKATKTRFSDVFGTWSSLSDYRRKAVGYVIMSETWLQMHYTDHKGSYKYVDDDENYNNEAKTRCNLLANVMTAFHAPKCPDGKDPLDGKYYPPYGLVGRLYGQANWLRRRITGNPRYWSSWVSPLAQEFTHDLMEDHVGLTSRGVVSRK, from the coding sequence ATGGAGATGCTCGAATCGGTCGCCCCGCCGGCGCTGGGGCTGCACGACAAGTCGTGCCCGTTCTGCGGGGGCGAGCCGCCCAAGCTGCTGCACTACAAGACGAAGCACGGGGAGCTCAAGGACGAGGATCAGCTCGAGAAGAACCTCGCCGCGGAAAACGACGTGACGAGCGACCCGGCAGTCGGCCCCGTCTATCCCGCCCCGGGCGGCAACCAGCCGCACGACGGGTGGGTGGTGCAGGAGAACGTCTTCGAGGAGATCGAGGTCCACATCCCGCCCGCGGCGCACCACCTGATCCCGGGCGACGCGGTGATGGCGAAGACGCAGATCGAGCAGTGGACGTGCGAGTCGAAGGGGAAGATCAAGGAGGACATCGGCTACAACATCGACGGCGCGCCGAACGGGATCTGGCTGCCGCACCTGCCGCACATCCACTGGACGCGCTTCATGAACAAGGCGACGAAGACGAGGTTCAGCGACGTCTTCGGCACCTGGAGCTCGCTCAGCGACTATCGACGCAAGGCCGTCGGGTACGTGATCATGAGCGAGACGTGGCTGCAGATGCACTACACCGACCACAAGGGCTCGTACAAGTACGTGGACGACGACGAGAACTACAACAACGAGGCGAAGACGCGCTGCAACCTGCTCGCGAACGTGATGACGGCCTTCCACGCGCCGAAGTGCCCGGACGGCAAGGACCCACTGGACGGCAAGTACTACCCGCCGTACGGCCTCGTGGGGCGCCTCTACGGGCAGGCGAACTGGCTGCGCCGTCGCATCACCGGCAACCCGCGGTACTGGAGCTCGTGGGTGTCGCCGCTCGCGCAGGAGTTCACCCACGACCTGATGGAGGACCACGTCGGGCTGACCTCCCGCGGCGTGGTCTCGCGCAAATGA
- a CDS encoding DUF2169 family type VI secretion system accessory protein: MLQLKNPTGLAATMFLSPDPDGVDTLYAVVKGTFALDQPLDAAGEPPLAAEQIPVTVSPEHWGDPATSSLKAASDISLLKPATDVLLVGHAHAPNGRPTTWMDVGLAVGPIRKVVRVFGDRVWLHDAVWTPSAPAPFTKMPLVWERAFGGAEEVEGVRHEEPRNPVGAGLRAPNGPGPTVGMPLPNLEDPADPVTSWKSGHTPACFAPLCAHWMPRRRWAGTYDERWQSTRAPYLPTDFDPRFFHLAPADQIAPGHLLGGEPVELHGVSPWGPVRFVLPRAQVGVSFVLDGAEQPRAAVLDTVLIDADAARLTMVWRAALRCDKQVLRVSEIRVAARRAAPGVAAPPSGGASYAAPAAVARA; this comes from the coding sequence GTGCTCCAGCTCAAGAACCCCACCGGGCTCGCCGCGACGATGTTTCTGAGCCCCGACCCCGACGGCGTGGACACGCTCTACGCCGTCGTGAAGGGGACGTTCGCGCTCGACCAGCCGCTCGACGCGGCCGGCGAGCCGCCGCTCGCCGCGGAGCAGATTCCCGTCACGGTGAGCCCCGAGCACTGGGGCGATCCGGCGACGTCGAGCCTCAAGGCGGCGTCGGACATCTCCCTGCTCAAGCCGGCGACCGACGTGCTGCTCGTGGGTCACGCGCACGCGCCTAACGGCCGGCCCACCACGTGGATGGACGTGGGCCTCGCGGTAGGCCCGATTCGCAAGGTGGTCCGCGTGTTCGGTGACCGCGTGTGGCTGCACGATGCCGTGTGGACCCCGTCGGCACCGGCGCCGTTCACGAAGATGCCCCTCGTGTGGGAGCGCGCGTTCGGCGGCGCGGAGGAGGTCGAGGGCGTGCGGCACGAGGAGCCGCGCAACCCGGTCGGCGCGGGACTCCGCGCGCCTAACGGTCCGGGCCCGACCGTCGGCATGCCGCTACCCAACCTCGAGGATCCGGCGGACCCGGTGACGTCGTGGAAGTCGGGGCACACGCCGGCGTGCTTCGCGCCGCTGTGCGCGCACTGGATGCCGCGCCGGCGGTGGGCGGGGACGTACGACGAGCGGTGGCAGTCGACGCGCGCGCCGTACCTCCCGACCGACTTCGATCCGCGATTCTTCCATCTCGCGCCAGCGGACCAGATCGCGCCCGGCCATCTGTTAGGCGGCGAGCCGGTGGAGCTGCACGGCGTGTCGCCGTGGGGACCGGTGCGCTTCGTCCTGCCGCGTGCGCAGGTGGGTGTGAGCTTCGTCCTGGACGGCGCGGAACAGCCGCGGGCGGCCGTGCTCGACACGGTGCTCATCGACGCCGATGCGGCCCGGCTCACGATGGTGTGGCGCGCGGCGCTGCGGTGCGACAAGCAGGTGCTCCGGGTGAGCGAGATTCGCGTCGCGGCGCGGCGGGCCGCACCCGGCGTGGCGGCGCCCCCAAGTGGCGGAGCGTCGTATGCCGCGCCGGCAGCCGTGGCCCGCGCGTAA
- a CDS encoding beta-ketoacyl synthase N-terminal-like domain-containing protein: MATEPRPTDAVIVGVGMTTPVGLTAAETAAAVRAGLALFAQSSLLDHHFEPFVLGEVPDDGMAGLGTVDAGLTAREARLLRLATQPLRECLTVLPAEAPKPGVVVALPAPRLTSGQRPLDPVAFLARLSAQVGGAVELGRSDASPTGRAGGIAAIHMAAAYVSAGHAPFMVAGGVDTFRDAYVLGTLDLEKRVKSATHLDGFIPGEAAAFVLLATRDTARRAGVPALAAVTPGAFGEEPGHLYSEAPYRGDGLAQTVGALVGGGALPLPVREVYSSMNGEQHWAKEWGVSHTRNHTAFDPGHEVHHPADCTGDTGAACGPLMVGLAALGLAGGYRRSPCLVYGSSDDGPRAAVGVLAA; encoded by the coding sequence ATGGCGACCGAGCCGCGACCGACCGATGCCGTGATCGTGGGCGTCGGAATGACGACGCCAGTGGGGCTCACGGCCGCGGAGACCGCGGCGGCGGTGCGCGCGGGGCTGGCGCTGTTCGCGCAATCGAGCCTCCTCGACCACCACTTCGAGCCATTCGTGCTCGGCGAGGTGCCGGACGACGGGATGGCAGGGCTCGGGACCGTGGACGCGGGGCTGACGGCACGCGAGGCACGGCTGCTGCGGCTGGCCACGCAGCCGCTGCGCGAGTGCCTCACGGTGCTACCCGCCGAGGCGCCCAAGCCGGGGGTGGTCGTCGCGCTGCCAGCGCCACGCCTCACCAGCGGGCAGCGACCGCTCGACCCCGTCGCGTTTCTCGCGCGCCTGTCGGCGCAGGTGGGAGGCGCCGTGGAGCTGGGCCGCAGCGACGCATCGCCGACGGGGCGCGCCGGCGGGATCGCGGCGATCCACATGGCCGCGGCCTACGTGAGCGCGGGACACGCGCCGTTCATGGTGGCGGGCGGCGTCGACACGTTCCGCGACGCCTACGTGCTCGGCACGCTCGACCTCGAAAAGCGCGTGAAGTCGGCGACGCACCTCGATGGATTCATCCCGGGGGAGGCCGCCGCGTTCGTGCTGCTCGCCACGCGCGACACCGCGAGGCGGGCCGGCGTCCCGGCGCTCGCGGCCGTGACACCGGGCGCGTTCGGTGAGGAGCCGGGGCACCTCTACAGCGAGGCGCCGTATCGCGGCGACGGGCTCGCGCAGACCGTCGGCGCGCTGGTCGGCGGCGGCGCGCTGCCGCTTCCAGTGCGCGAGGTCTACTCGTCGATGAACGGCGAGCAGCACTGGGCCAAGGAGTGGGGGGTGAGCCACACGCGCAACCACACAGCGTTCGACCCTGGGCACGAGGTGCACCACCCGGCCGATTGCACCGGCGACACGGGTGCGGCGTGCGGGCCGCTCATGGTGGGGCTGGCCGCGTTAGGCCTCGCCGGCGGCTACCGCCGCAGCCCGTGCCTGGTCTACGGATCGTCGGACGACGGTCCGCGCGCGGCGGTGGGGGTTCTGGCGGCGTGA
- a CDS encoding type VI secretion system Vgr family protein, producing MITLKLPTADVPLDVQDFTCREGVSQLFELSILASAPRDAKSGPGLLTFDAVLGKSATVVVDLPGGDHRFFNGIVASVEEGGVTVSAGPFAKVPYRLEIVPNLWLLGRRTQSRIFQHVTVPDILEQVLTGLDVRFELNGTYEPRDYCTQYRETDLAFASRLMEEEGMFYFFEHKDGAHTLVVGDTPQGHPTLPTGATIKFEPLTGGTRTDDRIQLWEKRQTITSGKVTLWDHTFELPHKNLSADAAVVDSVTAGKVTHKLHLSVSDKLELYDYPGEYAQRFSGTAPGGGDRPADVQKIFQDNARTAKIRARQMDSGAVVIRGMSNCRNLASGFRFTLTNHANGDGDYLLLTVTHVGRVEATPPTGGPAGAAPPQNYENTFTCVPAAVVHRPPRLTPRPFVHGCQTATVVGPAGEEIFTDKYGRVKVQFHWDRAGKNDANSSGWLRVSTSWAGQQWGAIHIPRIGQEVVVDFLEGDPDRPIIIGSVYNAEQMPPYALPANKTQSGVKSRSSLKGTAANFNEIRFEDKKGSEQLFIHAEKNQDIEVENDETQWVGRDQTVKIDRDRTENVGRNETITIGGNRTESVGKAESISVADGQTVSIGKDQSIDVGANRTVTVAKDQTTDIGEELKTTIGKNEEHTVGEARTTSVAKDDKLDVGKKLLVQAADEIVFKTGDATITMKKDGTIKIEGKDVTIDGSGKINVKASSDVVVKGSKVAMN from the coding sequence ATGATCACGCTCAAGCTCCCGACCGCGGACGTGCCGCTCGACGTGCAGGACTTCACGTGCCGCGAGGGCGTGTCGCAGCTGTTCGAGCTGTCGATCCTGGCGTCCGCGCCGCGCGACGCGAAGTCGGGCCCGGGGCTGCTGACGTTCGACGCGGTGCTCGGCAAGAGCGCGACCGTGGTGGTGGACCTGCCGGGCGGGGACCACCGGTTCTTCAACGGCATCGTGGCCAGCGTCGAGGAGGGGGGCGTCACGGTCTCGGCGGGGCCGTTCGCGAAGGTGCCGTACCGGCTCGAGATCGTGCCGAACCTGTGGCTCCTCGGCCGGCGCACGCAGAGCCGGATCTTCCAGCACGTCACGGTGCCGGACATCCTCGAGCAGGTGCTCACGGGGCTCGACGTGCGCTTCGAGCTGAACGGGACGTACGAGCCGCGCGACTACTGCACGCAGTACCGCGAGACCGACCTCGCGTTCGCGTCGCGGCTGATGGAAGAGGAAGGGATGTTCTACTTCTTCGAGCACAAAGACGGCGCGCACACGCTCGTCGTCGGCGACACGCCGCAGGGCCACCCGACGCTCCCGACCGGCGCGACGATCAAGTTCGAGCCGCTCACGGGCGGCACGCGCACCGACGATCGGATCCAGCTGTGGGAGAAGCGGCAGACGATCACGTCGGGGAAGGTGACGCTGTGGGACCACACGTTCGAGCTGCCGCACAAGAACCTGTCGGCGGACGCGGCGGTCGTGGACTCGGTGACGGCGGGGAAGGTGACCCACAAGCTGCACCTCTCCGTCTCCGACAAGCTGGAGCTCTACGACTACCCGGGCGAGTACGCGCAGCGCTTCTCCGGCACCGCGCCGGGCGGCGGCGACCGGCCGGCGGACGTGCAGAAGATCTTCCAGGACAACGCGCGCACGGCGAAGATCCGCGCGCGGCAGATGGACTCGGGCGCGGTGGTGATCCGCGGGATGAGCAACTGCCGGAACCTGGCGTCGGGGTTCCGCTTCACGCTGACGAACCACGCGAACGGGGACGGCGACTACCTGCTGCTCACGGTGACGCACGTCGGGCGCGTCGAGGCGACGCCGCCGACGGGCGGCCCGGCGGGTGCCGCGCCGCCGCAGAACTACGAGAACACGTTCACGTGCGTGCCGGCGGCGGTGGTGCACCGGCCGCCCCGCCTCACGCCGCGGCCGTTCGTGCACGGCTGCCAGACGGCGACCGTGGTGGGCCCGGCGGGCGAGGAGATCTTCACGGACAAGTACGGCCGCGTGAAGGTGCAGTTCCACTGGGACCGCGCCGGGAAGAACGACGCGAACAGCTCGGGGTGGCTGCGCGTGTCGACGTCGTGGGCCGGGCAGCAGTGGGGGGCGATCCACATCCCGCGCATCGGCCAGGAGGTGGTGGTCGACTTCCTCGAGGGCGACCCGGACCGGCCGATCATCATCGGGTCGGTGTACAACGCGGAGCAGATGCCGCCCTACGCGCTGCCGGCGAACAAGACGCAGAGCGGGGTGAAGTCGCGGTCGTCGCTCAAGGGGACGGCGGCGAACTTCAACGAGATCCGGTTCGAGGACAAGAAGGGGAGCGAGCAGCTGTTCATCCACGCCGAGAAGAATCAGGACATCGAGGTGGAGAACGACGAGACGCAGTGGGTGGGGCGCGACCAGACGGTGAAGATCGACCGCGACCGCACGGAGAACGTCGGGCGCAACGAGACGATCACGATCGGTGGCAATCGCACCGAGTCGGTGGGCAAGGCCGAGTCGATCAGCGTGGCCGACGGCCAGACGGTCTCGATCGGCAAGGACCAGTCGATCGACGTCGGCGCCAATCGCACGGTGACCGTGGCGAAGGACCAGACGACCGACATCGGCGAGGAGCTCAAGACGACGATCGGCAAGAACGAGGAGCACACCGTCGGCGAGGCGCGGACGACGAGCGTCGCCAAGGACGACAAGCTCGATGTCGGAAAGAAGCTGCTCGTGCAGGCCGCCGACGAGATCGTGTTCAAGACCGGCGACGCGACGATCACGATGAAGAAGGATGGCACGATCAAGATCGAGGGCAAGGACGTGACGATCGACGGCTCCGGCAAGATCAACGTGAAGGCGTCGTCGGACGTGGTGGTGAAGGGCAGCAAGGTCGCGATGAACTGA